The following coding sequences are from one Motacilla alba alba isolate MOTALB_02 chromosome 4, Motacilla_alba_V1.0_pri, whole genome shotgun sequence window:
- the ERI1 gene encoding 3'-5' exoribonuclease 1 isoform X1, whose product MEEQKESRPPAARDEAAAAPAARPPGRQHCRISDQETNGKTSAASSNDFSDPIYKEIAITNGCINRMTREELRSKLAEFKLETRGVKDVLKKRLKNYYKKQKLMQKEHISGDSCYDYICVVDFEATCEEGNPPEFVHEIIEFPVVLVNTRTLEIEDTFQQYVKPEINPKLSDFCISLTGITQDIVDKADIFPQVLQNVIEWMRQRELGTKYTYSMLTDGSWDMSKFLNIQCRISRIKYPSFAKKWINIRKSYGNFYKVPRNQTKLTIMLENLGMNYDGRPHSGLDDSKNIARIAIRMLQDGCDLRVNERIHGGQLMTVSSSAPLEGAPAPQMPRYRN is encoded by the exons ATGGAGGAGCAGAAAGAGAGCCGCCCGCCGGCCGCCCGGGACGAGGCGGCGGCTGCTCCCGCAGCCCGCCCGCCG GGTAGACAGCATTGTAGGATCAGTGACCAAGAAACTAATGGCAAAACCTCAGCTGCCAGTTCAAACGACTTCAGTGATCCCATTTACAAAGAAATTGCTATAACCAATGGTTGTATCAACAGAATGACCAGAGAAGAGCTCAGAAGTAAACTTGCAGAGTTCAAGCTGGAAACCAG AGGGGTGAAAGATGTACTGAAAAAGAGATTGAAAAACTATTATAAGAAACAGAAGCTGATGCAGAAGGAACACATTAGTGGAGACAGCTGCTATGACTACATCTGTGTCGTTGATTTTGAAGCAACTTGTGAAGAAGGAAATCCGCCTGAATTTGTACATGAAATAATTGAATTTCCTGTTGTCTTAGTAAACACACGTACCCTGGAAATA GAGGATACCTTTCAGCAATATGTGAAGCCAGAGATTAATCCCAAGCTTTCAGACTTCTGCATCAGTCTGACAGGAATAACTCAG gaCATTGTTGATAAAGCTGATATTTTTCCTCAAGTTCTGCAGAATGTCATAGAGTGGATGAGACAACGAGAACTGGGAACAAAGTACACCTATTCCATGTTGACTGATGG ATCTTGGGATATGAGTAAATTTTTGAACATCCAGTGCCGTATTAGCCGTATCAAATACCCTTCTTTTGCCAAAAAGTGGATCAATATTCGCAAATCATATGGGAACTTCTATAAG GTTCCTAGGAACCAGACCAAGCTGACAATCATGCTTGAAAATCTGGGCATGAATTATGATGGGAGACCTCACAGTGGACTTGATGACTCTAAAAACATTGCAAGGATAGCTATAAGGATGCTGCAGGATGGCTGTGACCTACGGGTGAATGAGAGAATTCACGGTGGACAGCTGATGACAGTCTCCTCCTCAGCCCCCTTAGAGGGAGCCCCTGCTCCACAGATGCCCCGCTACAGAAACTAG
- the ERI1 gene encoding 3'-5' exoribonuclease 1 isoform X2 codes for MEEQKESRPPAARDEAAAAPAARPPGRQHCRISDQETNGKTSAASSNDFSDPIYKEIAITNGCINRMTREELRSKLAEFKLETRGVKDVLKKRLKNYYKKQKLMQKEHISGDSCYDYICVVDFEATCEEGNPPEFVHEIIEFPVVLVNTRTLEIDIVDKADIFPQVLQNVIEWMRQRELGTKYTYSMLTDGSWDMSKFLNIQCRISRIKYPSFAKKWINIRKSYGNFYKVPRNQTKLTIMLENLGMNYDGRPHSGLDDSKNIARIAIRMLQDGCDLRVNERIHGGQLMTVSSSAPLEGAPAPQMPRYRN; via the exons ATGGAGGAGCAGAAAGAGAGCCGCCCGCCGGCCGCCCGGGACGAGGCGGCGGCTGCTCCCGCAGCCCGCCCGCCG GGTAGACAGCATTGTAGGATCAGTGACCAAGAAACTAATGGCAAAACCTCAGCTGCCAGTTCAAACGACTTCAGTGATCCCATTTACAAAGAAATTGCTATAACCAATGGTTGTATCAACAGAATGACCAGAGAAGAGCTCAGAAGTAAACTTGCAGAGTTCAAGCTGGAAACCAG AGGGGTGAAAGATGTACTGAAAAAGAGATTGAAAAACTATTATAAGAAACAGAAGCTGATGCAGAAGGAACACATTAGTGGAGACAGCTGCTATGACTACATCTGTGTCGTTGATTTTGAAGCAACTTGTGAAGAAGGAAATCCGCCTGAATTTGTACATGAAATAATTGAATTTCCTGTTGTCTTAGTAAACACACGTACCCTGGAAATA gaCATTGTTGATAAAGCTGATATTTTTCCTCAAGTTCTGCAGAATGTCATAGAGTGGATGAGACAACGAGAACTGGGAACAAAGTACACCTATTCCATGTTGACTGATGG ATCTTGGGATATGAGTAAATTTTTGAACATCCAGTGCCGTATTAGCCGTATCAAATACCCTTCTTTTGCCAAAAAGTGGATCAATATTCGCAAATCATATGGGAACTTCTATAAG GTTCCTAGGAACCAGACCAAGCTGACAATCATGCTTGAAAATCTGGGCATGAATTATGATGGGAGACCTCACAGTGGACTTGATGACTCTAAAAACATTGCAAGGATAGCTATAAGGATGCTGCAGGATGGCTGTGACCTACGGGTGAATGAGAGAATTCACGGTGGACAGCTGATGACAGTCTCCTCCTCAGCCCCCTTAGAGGGAGCCCCTGCTCCACAGATGCCCCGCTACAGAAACTAG
- the ERI1 gene encoding 3'-5' exoribonuclease 1 isoform X3 — MTREELRSKLAEFKLETRGVKDVLKKRLKNYYKKQKLMQKEHISGDSCYDYICVVDFEATCEEGNPPEFVHEIIEFPVVLVNTRTLEIEDTFQQYVKPEINPKLSDFCISLTGITQDIVDKADIFPQVLQNVIEWMRQRELGTKYTYSMLTDGSWDMSKFLNIQCRISRIKYPSFAKKWINIRKSYGNFYKVPRNQTKLTIMLENLGMNYDGRPHSGLDDSKNIARIAIRMLQDGCDLRVNERIHGGQLMTVSSSAPLEGAPAPQMPRYRN, encoded by the exons ATGACCAGAGAAGAGCTCAGAAGTAAACTTGCAGAGTTCAAGCTGGAAACCAG AGGGGTGAAAGATGTACTGAAAAAGAGATTGAAAAACTATTATAAGAAACAGAAGCTGATGCAGAAGGAACACATTAGTGGAGACAGCTGCTATGACTACATCTGTGTCGTTGATTTTGAAGCAACTTGTGAAGAAGGAAATCCGCCTGAATTTGTACATGAAATAATTGAATTTCCTGTTGTCTTAGTAAACACACGTACCCTGGAAATA GAGGATACCTTTCAGCAATATGTGAAGCCAGAGATTAATCCCAAGCTTTCAGACTTCTGCATCAGTCTGACAGGAATAACTCAG gaCATTGTTGATAAAGCTGATATTTTTCCTCAAGTTCTGCAGAATGTCATAGAGTGGATGAGACAACGAGAACTGGGAACAAAGTACACCTATTCCATGTTGACTGATGG ATCTTGGGATATGAGTAAATTTTTGAACATCCAGTGCCGTATTAGCCGTATCAAATACCCTTCTTTTGCCAAAAAGTGGATCAATATTCGCAAATCATATGGGAACTTCTATAAG GTTCCTAGGAACCAGACCAAGCTGACAATCATGCTTGAAAATCTGGGCATGAATTATGATGGGAGACCTCACAGTGGACTTGATGACTCTAAAAACATTGCAAGGATAGCTATAAGGATGCTGCAGGATGGCTGTGACCTACGGGTGAATGAGAGAATTCACGGTGGACAGCTGATGACAGTCTCCTCCTCAGCCCCCTTAGAGGGAGCCCCTGCTCCACAGATGCCCCGCTACAGAAACTAG